The proteins below come from a single bacterium genomic window:
- a CDS encoding FlgD immunoglobulin-like domain containing protein: protein MRRMPVFLVSVLALTPLATGLIAKPVLSTAIQSAPRPAGQAVVVEPARTVVQWDRFYDRHGNPLPEGSQEDVGTDSLYFKQYNVTDILYGCPKSQAPNPTPADCRPAFAWQNSQTVACMDTAGVYAYEVYNTNLRRTKTDDGTYTDYTIANGYWNCATDGDNLYVPVSNVVYKYTFTGTLVDSTALDITPAYYEFSVANDTVWCGTGSDTILKGYACSKFTGGSLTPDATWDVGAGTASPAQVAWDGQYYYVSWAGYASNTFKRFNPDRTLSASGTISIDTRGVMCRKSGYTVMICFADPYFYDVDSLGQMLADSSGGKFTAVDTYNIATHATFPATDWYNSGCRAILAFTNYSPADSAAFGDSLARFIQLGGGVVEAPFASDHGSEITGAWRSTYAPFTLQNDVLAPGTMGTIHQPLHPIMSDVTALYLSDWRAGNTPGTLRSANCVSLAEYTDSFCVAACFDSAGQRAASLGFYPLDYWRSTATGQWCRLLVNALNWTAVGPSVGVTAPNGGESWDAGTIHNITWTQTANGVSDSIYYSTDGGASWTGVTWFATPPAPLQYAWTVPFTPTTQARVKVVTWDGDGGRVEDKSDANFTIVAQAHDVGLLSIIQPVDTVDSGTAVVPTAVVKNFGGVQETFPVRFSIGMLYTHDTTVTIASGVTDTVAFTQWIAGPVGVFVVRCSTRLDADTSHANDRAMDTVVVKSSSGIAQAGNGALPLVFALHQPHPNPLATGAHIRYDLPRPTQVELRIYGVSGTLVRRLVGGAQTAGYRSAYWNGCDDRGRMVAPGVYYCRFAASDFRATQKLVVRR, encoded by the coding sequence ATGCGCAGAATGCCCGTGTTTCTTGTCTCGGTGCTCGCCTTGACTCCGCTCGCGACCGGCCTGATCGCAAAGCCGGTTTTAAGCACAGCCATTCAGTCTGCTCCGAGGCCCGCAGGGCAGGCGGTGGTCGTAGAACCAGCGCGTACTGTTGTTCAATGGGACAGGTTCTACGACCGACATGGGAACCCGCTGCCGGAAGGGTCACAGGAAGACGTCGGCACCGACTCGCTCTACTTCAAGCAGTACAACGTGACCGATATCCTCTACGGGTGCCCCAAGTCACAGGCCCCGAATCCGACTCCGGCCGACTGCCGGCCGGCGTTTGCGTGGCAGAATAGCCAAACGGTGGCCTGTATGGACACGGCGGGCGTCTATGCCTACGAGGTCTACAACACCAACCTGCGGCGGACCAAAACGGATGACGGGACGTACACCGATTACACAATCGCCAACGGATACTGGAACTGCGCGACCGACGGTGACAACCTTTACGTCCCGGTCAGCAACGTCGTGTATAAGTACACGTTCACCGGGACCCTGGTTGATTCCACGGCCCTCGACATTACTCCGGCGTACTACGAATTCTCGGTAGCAAACGACACTGTCTGGTGCGGGACCGGTTCCGACACGATCCTCAAAGGTTACGCCTGCTCGAAGTTCACCGGCGGTTCGCTAACGCCGGACGCCACGTGGGACGTGGGCGCCGGCACCGCATCCCCGGCCCAAGTCGCCTGGGACGGCCAGTACTACTACGTTTCCTGGGCGGGGTACGCCTCCAACACCTTCAAGCGGTTCAACCCTGACCGAACCCTCTCGGCCAGCGGGACGATAAGCATCGACACGCGCGGCGTGATGTGCAGGAAGAGCGGTTACACGGTCATGATTTGCTTCGCCGACCCGTACTTCTACGATGTTGACAGTCTGGGGCAGATGCTGGCGGACTCATCCGGCGGGAAGTTCACAGCGGTTGACACATACAACATCGCCACGCATGCCACTTTCCCGGCCACGGACTGGTACAACAGCGGCTGTCGGGCGATACTGGCGTTCACAAACTACTCTCCCGCGGATTCGGCCGCGTTCGGCGACAGCCTCGCCCGGTTCATTCAACTGGGCGGCGGCGTTGTGGAAGCACCGTTCGCATCCGACCATGGATCTGAGATCACGGGAGCATGGCGCTCGACGTATGCGCCCTTCACTCTTCAGAACGACGTCCTGGCTCCCGGCACGATGGGCACCATCCACCAGCCGCTCCACCCGATAATGTCGGACGTGACGGCCCTCTATTTGAGCGACTGGCGCGCGGGCAACACTCCCGGTACGCTGCGCAGCGCTAACTGCGTGAGCCTGGCCGAATACACCGATAGTTTCTGCGTCGCCGCTTGCTTCGACAGCGCGGGCCAGCGTGCCGCCTCCCTGGGTTTCTATCCACTGGACTACTGGCGTTCAACTGCCACCGGGCAGTGGTGCCGGCTATTGGTGAACGCGCTCAACTGGACCGCGGTCGGGCCCAGCGTGGGTGTGACCGCACCGAATGGCGGCGAGAGTTGGGATGCCGGCACGATCCACAACATCACCTGGACCCAGACGGCCAATGGGGTCAGCGATTCAATCTACTACTCGACCGACGGCGGTGCGAGCTGGACCGGCGTGACCTGGTTCGCCACTCCTCCGGCCCCGCTCCAATACGCCTGGACCGTTCCGTTCACGCCGACCACGCAGGCCCGGGTCAAGGTCGTTACCTGGGATGGCGACGGCGGCAGAGTCGAGGACAAGAGCGACGCCAACTTCACCATCGTGGCGCAGGCCCACGACGTCGGACTACTGAGTATTATCCAGCCGGTAGACACGGTCGACTCGGGCACGGCCGTCGTGCCGACCGCGGTGGTGAAGAACTTCGGCGGTGTCCAGGAGACCTTCCCGGTGCGGTTCAGCATCGGCATGCTCTACACGCATGACACCACGGTGACAATCGCTTCGGGCGTGACCGACACCGTCGCCTTCACGCAGTGGATAGCCGGTCCGGTCGGAGTGTTCGTTGTTCGGTGCTCGACCCGGCTGGACGCCGACACCAGCCATGCCAACGACCGCGCCATGGACACGGTCGTGGTGAAATCGTCCTCCGGCATTGCTCAGGCCGGGAACGGTGCCCTGCCGCTCGTGTTCGCTCTGCACCAGCCGCACCCGAACCCGCTGGCCACGGGCGCTCATATCCGCTACGACTTACCGCGGCCGACACAGGTTGAGCTGCGAATCTACGGCGTGTCGGGTACGCTCGTGCGGCGGCTGGTCGGCGGAGCGCAGACGGCCGGTTACCGGAGCGCGTACTGGAATGGGTGCGATGACCGTGGCCGGATGGTCGCGCCCGGTGTGTACTACTGCCGGTTTGCAGCTAGCGACTTCCGCGCGACACAGAAGCTCGTCGTGCGGAGATAA